From the genome of Poecilia reticulata strain Guanapo linkage group LG22, Guppy_female_1.0+MT, whole genome shotgun sequence:
GTAATGGGGGCTAGACGAGGTCAGATTTATGTCACAtttgtgcttgtttttctctgataCTCCTGGCATCCTTAATGAATATCAGAGTATTTTTGCCACATATTTGCAAGTACTcacttcctctctctcctctggtTCCCTCTCAATTAAACTCATCTGCAAACTGACCCTTAGTTTTTTTGACTTCTACTTATATAGAATATTGGAAACCATACATCGTTTCCTATCCTTTCCACAATACTCTATATTTTGTCgagtctgtcacataaaatcccaacagaaaacattaaagtttctgGCTGTACAGTTGCAAAATGTCATGGTGAGGGTCTatagttttgcaaggcactgtatatGAAGGATgatagttttaataaatctcCCCCTCTCAACTGCCTGATGCCCCTCACCCTTGAATCTCACCTgttatgtgtatatatatgtctGTCTTCTACTGTGTGTCTGTATCAAttcaaaaatcccaaaatatacttttacttttgttgttttctattttctcacCTGATATCGGTGTAACTCCGATTCCAAACTCATGTGTATATTTGGACGAGAAGAAAACCCTGGAACAATTGAGGCCAAACTCAGAATTATATCAGAACCAGATACAGAATTTATTGTAGATATGAGTTATATATGAATTCATTTATCGAATGaagcaaagaaattaaaaaaaagcagccaaacTTGCACACAAATGGGTTATATAGGAATCAAAGGGCACAGTGATGCACATCCAACATACCTCTTGTTATGAGCAATAAGACAGTGACAGAACAGTGCTGTCTGTATGACAGGTTTCAGGGAAATCATCATGATCCTGTTTGATTGTGGAGAtctcacattttaattttgaagcaATATGGCAAATCAACACCTGcacagaagaaataaacaaaaaacaaaacaaaaaaaagataacacccACAACTCCATACTGTCAAACTAAATTGTCATTAGCAATAAAATGATTCCCAGTAAACCCACGTCCTGTATATGCACACTTAGCTGCTTTTTACTGTTGTCTGAACATTTATGGTCACTTTGGAAAAAGTGCCTTTATAGAGGGTTTTCTTAgttccttttgttttatgttctctattgttttgaataaaactgtCATTGCCTATCAAAATTAGATAACTTGGTTGTGCTCTTCCTGACCAATAGAGGATGTGATGTAATAGCCACAGGAATGCATGCAGGTATACATACATATGTCACAGCAGtataatatattgtttttgtagCCTATTAAGTGAGAAGAAGAAGCCTCAGTCGCTAAACAGCACatcataaaatctgttttatatcTCACTGATGCTAAAAGCTCTTTTGGCCTAGCTGCTAAATATATTAATGCTTTGAGTTGCAGTTTATCATACACAACTCTTGGTAGCTGCTGTGTAAACACACTGCAAAAGCGCAGATTGATCTACTTTGCTTACGCATGCAAATGAGTCTCAGTTCACCAAGATGTGCCTTTTCACAACAAAAGCCTACCTAAGGAGAACGTTAATCTAGAGACGACCAGAAAATAATAACTACACCTCTTTATATCTAAAACCACCCGCTCAGCTTGTCATGCACTGGGTACCatgcaaaaaaatttacaaataaatatgatttaaaaaataaataaataaataaataatttccacaAGCTCATAAATACTGAGTGGCTAGAAAATTAAGAGTTGAAGAAAACTCAAGTATATATTTCAGGTAAATAGTTGGCTTGGTTTGTAATCAATAAGCAGTGATTaaaacctgcagttttttgTCTGAGTTTCATCCAAGGAAGAAAATGATCCATTTGATTTGATTCTATGACAATGTAAAGCAGAAGCCAATTCATTTTGATTGTCTCCACAGGCAAACGTTGGTGAATCTTATGGCAGAGATGAGAACCTACAGTTCTGGTCACAAGTAGGTTTACATAAACTCACAACaactttcatatttaatttggtttttagttgtgcatttcaaatgtttttttttttttatgctaaaccGGTGTTACAACAACTCACTACActgaattttaaaacaagaattcTGACTGCGTGTTTGCTTAAATCAACGTATGTTTATAATTAAAGATATGAActcaaatataaacataaattccTGATACAGTTTAGTTAAAACTCCCTTGGTTAGTCACACGCTGATGACTTTTAGTGGACAACAGAAAAGATTTTCTGAATTCTGGTTCAAAACTAATAGagctcatttaaatttgttggtGTGACATCCCTGATTTTAAGGGAAGGACacacttttacaaaatattagAGTTGAGTACTTTTCAAAAGAATGATGTTAGCCTGCTTTATCTATTCCAAAGCTAGTCTGGGTAGCCCCTTTTTAGGTTTAAAAGGCTTTGGGCTAAATAAACTAGCATTACAATTTTGAAAAGTActgactttaaaatattctgaaaatacatttattacatttaaaagctgTGTTGGGTCTGAGAAACCAACGACTTTAAAGAAGTCTACCGATTCAGCTAAGAGCAATGTTATGTCTTTATTCTAAATGCTAATGAACTGTCACCAAATGAACCAGTCTGGGTTACACAACCAAGGTTCGATGTTGTCTTGCTGCAGCTGCATGAGGCAGACAGTCTCTCCACTGTCTTGtccttggaaaaaaataaaacaaatatggagCTTTTAATGAGAGCATTCtggcttgtttttgttcagcacataaataaacctgattgagtgatttaAAGCTtggcaaatttttatttttctccacaaCAGTAGTGAAAAGTTAAGGCCAGAATTTAACATCTCTACAACCCAACCTGGCATTTTGACCAATAGATAACTCGTGGATGCAATTGTTTATGAAATTCAGTGAAGTTGTTTGCTGTATTATCAGCCCACCATAAAAACGGTTGAAATGCATCATTAATATCTAAAACGAGATCCATGTGGATGTCGAGCGTATGTGAACTTGTGACGAGCACTGTAGGGGGCAGAGATGAGAGAGTTGTAGTTTCTAGATCAGGCCAGTTTTGAGGTCAGAGCTGCAGCGTGAAGAGCGGCTGAGCAGCAGTTCCTTCTCGTGGATCAGGGAGTCGAGCAGATCCTCCTGTCTGTAGTTATGGTAGACCTTCAGGAAGGCTAACACTGTGATCCCAAGCCAGGACAGCCAGGCAGCCCAGAGGCCAAACTGAAACAAGGACATCCTCCATTTACGACCGCACTTCAAGAAATATCAGATTGATCTAGGAAACAAAAACCATTACCTGAGCTATTACGAACTGGTCATAGAAGGCAGAATTGTCCACGCCGAGTTCAAGGTCCgtgtcctgcagctcctcaCAGCTAAACAAATTAACCAGACGTTAAAGGGGACCATATGATGCTTTTTTCCTTAAAGTCAATTATTGTGTGCTCCTATCTCACCTGTTAGGCATGGTCCCACTCTCAGTGACGGCATCGCACCACAGATTGAAACCCACGCTGACAATGGTGCTGGACAGGAAGATGGTGAACATCACCAGGGAGCTTATCATCAGGTTGAGGAAGGCATTGAAAAATGAGCTGCTgggagaaagaagaaacataCAAAATCGGTCTATGCTGCTCTTAAAGCTACAGTACAGCCCTTTATATAAgccctttattttatttcttggaAAATGTGAATACTGCATAagaccaacagaaaaaaaagatttggacaCAGAATTGTTACGTAAGAACACTTCTGAGGGACAGTTATCCAGATGACAGTTATTGACACCCCACACAACGAGAATATGCCACAAAAGACAATTGCTAATGAAGGTTATATGAAAGCACATTAGTAATGTGAAGTTTAAAGGAAGGAACAAGTATGTTAGAAAAAGGTGCACCAatatcaggtaaaaaaaaacaacataccaTTGAATTGAAAGGTAAAATGgtaaatagttttaatttgtaTGGCGTTTTATCAAGTCTGGGGATAGcaaagcgcttcacactacaGTCATTTACACCATTTACACACTGATGGGGGTAAGCTACATTGTAACTTGAGCTGCTCTAAAGCAGACTGACAGAAATGAGGCTGCCATTCAATTGTCTTCCTAAACTCTGAAATGGACATTAACAAATCCCTCATGGctgtaattatttcttttgtaGGTGGACTCTTgtctaccacactttttccttcctccaAACTTTCCATTGATATGGATACGGCTCTCTGTGGATAGAGAAGCTTATTTTACATCAGCCTTTTCAGACGTATACTGCTTGTGCAGGGTGTCAATGATTCCATGATGGACAGCTATATTATCCATAATGGCCCAGGCCATAACCTTGCTGCATCATCACAGTGTgagatatgtttattttttgatgttACATGATATGATGCTTTTCAGAGacactgaatttaatttatttacttatttatttttatgaaatgaaagcCATAACCATCAAGGTTAGCAGACATAAACACTTTATACCAGGAAGGTCTAATAGACCTCATAGAATAATTCAGCATGGCTTAATTGTGGTGATAACTGTTCAGTTCATCACAAATCCAGACTTAAAAAACTTTGTTATTGTGGTGTACTTTAGAGACTAAGGCGGATTTTTCATATTCTGAAGAGGTACTGCGTAATTCTCCAGCTGCAGGGCAAGATGACCGCGCGTTTTAATAGATgcggaaaatattttgaaattctAACACAAAATATAGGCGCTGTATTTAGCCTATAGTGGCCACATACACACTTTTAAACCTATAAATGATGAATCGTGCTTCCATTAGGCTTTGCATCATGTTTCCTACGTAGCTGTGCTCAAGGGGAACATGTGAACTGCCACTCACTCGTCGTGTCCTTTGCACAAAAAGAACAGCAGCCTCCATGCCTGCACTGCGGATAGGATGAGGGATGCAATCCCGATAAAAGTGATGAAGCTGCAGGAGCACTCGGGTCCCCACTCCTCCACGATGAAACGCTGCTTCGACACGGTGATGTTCTCGTTTTGCCACATTCCACGGGTGAACAGCAGACATTTCCCCCCGAAGTCCTCCGAGTTCTCCGACAGCGGCACCACGGCGATGAAGCCGAACACGAAGGCCAGAAAGTAGAGGATGCACTGAACGAAGATCAGATTGTCGAGGGCCATTTTCCCGTCTGACGCCTCTGCCTGCTGCCCGCCGGAGAAAGTGCGGCTGCGCAGTGGAAGCAGAGACGAGCGGAGGCGCAGCATCCGAGGACGAACTGTGCAGCAAATTAATGAGTGGGCAGAGGCCTTCGGGGCTCTCCATCTGCATCCAGACCGTATGCGATGAACCGCTCCACTGCTGCTGCGGTCTTAAACTGCTGAGAAGGACTTAAGAGCTGCCACGTTTTAGAGCGCAACTACAGTTGGAGTGGATTTGACCAAAACTGATTTGAACGGTTCCTTGCGGTGTCTTATGTTGGATTAAACACACTGTAGttttctataataataataataataataataataataataataataataataataataataataataataatattttaatatccgACCAAAGAAGTTACAAActgcattttgattttaaaaaataatctcagaaataaagAAGAGTAATATTAAACCATTCAGGTTTTGGGACACATCTGGTGCTCCATactacatatttctttttagcaTAAAGATTCCTTCTACTTATCTTTTGTACTTTAAGAACTTTAAGTATTTGATGCAATTCtcattttagttttagcttttcattGGAAAGACCTTGTTGAGTTCTGTTttgtagatatttattttgcctgCTATCATCCATTTGTTGTCTTCAACACGTTCAACACTTTTTTCTTGAATGTTGCCCTTCCTCTGACCCCATACGGTCCTAGGAAGTACTCCAAATATGATAATTTTAGCattaaactatatttttatttaaacaaaccttgacatttttattatggaTACCAACACATCTCATCatctgcagtaaaatgttttaactacAATGAATACAAATAGACAATTATCAAGTagaaaaattctaataaaaaccATGATTTTCAAAATACTGGGTTTTACTTCGAGTCCTTCTAACAATATGAGATGCAACATATTCTTATTGCACTGATAGCCTACATTCTGCTATGCATGCTCAAAAATAAGAGTAATGGTTTGTTTATACATGGTGACAGTCTTAAGGGAAGGGCAGGTAGCGGCCTGTCGCAGCCATCTGACATGCTCCAATGAGCCCATCTGCTGAGCTGAGCAAGGTGTCTCTGTCCCCTTGGTGGGACGTTGCCTTCTCACAGCGCCCTCCAGTGGGCAAAAATCCCAACTTCTAGTCTGCAGACATGTTATGATCACCAGCTTTAATTGTAAATCCTTTTGTTGCAGAATGTCAAAACATACAACTAAATaagctctttttcttcttgttttttaacttaaaaagtaCAGggagttatttttaatgaataatgtCATTAATGTGAACCTGTAGCTTTTTCATCATCAGGGATCTCATGGAGTCTTTTAAAACCAGGCTCCATTACTATCATTCTTGTAGTTTTCCTTGGAATATTCAATACAACATAAAGACAAGTATTTATATGTGTGCTTTAGAGATAACAGGAGGCTATTTGTATCCATCATACTAACTGCAGTATTTCCGTGGAGTGTGATTTAGGCCTTGTcattttgctgcagctctgcactCTGATTTTCATGATCTTATCAGCTCACAGATTAGCTTGAGTTATGTTTGTGTGCGAGAGGTTTAGGCTTTGAAGTTGATTCGATTCCAGAGAACTGAGACGGTTTTATGGTGTGGTCATATCATTTTAAAGGCTTCTGAAAAGTACATAACAGAAAATTGTGGGAtggagattttcttttacagtttaatttcaaaaaataataacaaaaaatgtacatcaTTACTATGCACTGTACACACCCCATACAAAATTCTTCTTTCAGACACAGAAgctttcccccccaaaaaatgttttacttttaatggaTTCTCTGGactttagatttagatttgatctgttttgtctttttaattgtATAATAGTATCGCTAATTTAGAAAGAGAGGGattcatcatatttttaaaaaagaaaattccaaTCCATCTGAGAAGCAGATGAATTGTTTCTCAACACAAAATGAACTAAATGTAGCTGAGCTGATGTCCTACCTGATTAGACCTTGGGCAGCCTCTGGTATCAGAAGTGCTGCAACGACTGCAAGGtcaaagtcttaaatttaaaaaaagcacgaAGAGGAAATTACATGAGCAGAATTCCAAAgcccatttttaaataatacagcATGTGTGGACTCGTCAACTGGGCGCAGGGGAGATCCGCAGGAGAAGTGTGTCAACCTGAAATGTGTGTTAAGTTATTCACTCACCCGAACAAGAGAGGGATAAGGGGAGGGATGCTAACCCAAATGCATTCCCTGGACTCTGGGTAAATATAGAGGGGAATGGGCTGAAGAAAGCATTGGGAGGTCATCCATTTTTCATGAGATACTCTGTCTGCAAAGCAAACATCCCTTTTTTCCCAAGCATGGGGGAAGCCAGCAAAGAATGTAAAGAGTGGAATCACTACCAGTGATAACATCAGTGGATTTTTAATGtggtgtatttgtgtttttatctggaACAGCAGGTATCCTTTTAATATTGAACAGGCAATGgtgaaaatatatatgtaataaTGTTTGTGACACTGTCAGGTATAGCTCAGAGAAACATTCAAGAAAGTATGTACTGCATGTTCCTGGTATATCCAATTGTTCAGTTGATCGGTCAGTGTTACAGAGTGTGACTTTATGATATATAAATGAGATTCATGTCTTCAAAAGACTgtcttttttccatccattaTTTTCATCATGTTCTCTTCACTCGTTTGCCTTTCCTGGATTGTGTTCTTCCACTCATGACTCTTTGTTGTGGAGCCTTCCCTCTCCAACCTGCAAGCTCCTTTCCTTCTGCCTGTAACACAAAGCAAGAgtgaaaaacagacacaattaCAGCCTCATATCCTGAGCAGTGATGTGAAGGGCTTAATGAAATATCCTGTACCCATTAATCTTTCCCCTTGAGGGGGTGCAGCAGAAAGGATGCACTGGGCCAACTACTGATTAAATGCTCCTAATAGAGGCCATTCATCTCACCTTAAACcttgaacattttaacttgtaGCAGCGGCCAGCATTACTTTGCTGCATGTTTCTTTGAGCAAGCAGTGCAGTTtcaatccagatttttttttttttatttaattttgcacTTTTACATTTACTAATTTAAATATCCTTCTTTTGGGTTTTCCGAACCAAAAGAAATATTAGTTTCCACATTAGCTTACATAAAATCCAttgcaataaataatttataaaggTTGCCTAATCAGTGCAGTCCACTTGCATGTTGACTTCAAGTGGACTGCAGTCAACATGCAGTCCAAAGCACAAATCTCAGTACAAATACAACTGTTTGTGTAGGCCTTAGAGGTTTGATAGATAACATTGGGAAACCCAAGGAATCCAGCAGACAGGTTAAGGACAACATTGTGGAGAAGTTAAAAGCAGAGTTGAGTTTGAACATGTCTTTTAAATTAGTTCAATCCATCATTAGCACTACAAGCTTATGAGGACATGGATGTCAATCTATACTAACAAttggaaaaggaaataaaggaTCAGTCAAGATGCCTGTGGGAACTCCAGAGGAGCTGCAAATACCATATCAACATAACATAGCTTATTCATAGAAATGCCTATGCATATTTGGATAGATTGGTGAATCTGAACAAAAgtcagacatttctgaacacGAAAGTAATATTTGGGATAAAGATGAGAAATCCCCCGTGGCTCGACACTTTAACACAGCTGGTCATCTTTAAATGTcaagaaaattaaatgactGTTTCTAAAAGAAGGCCTGGCAGAAACAGACTTGTTACAAAGAGAAGCATTCTGGATTCACAATTTACAAGCAGTAAAACGGGGTTTGAGTAAGGAACTGGTGTAGAACCGTTATTTTTCTAATTGTATTGTCTCAGATGTATGCTTACCAATTGctttttgactttatttccaGAGATAGTTTGCTGTTCTGTGAGTGTTACTAATTCCATTTTGACTCTCAGTGCTCTATTTCAGCTTTAGGTTGATTACCTTATCTGCTGTTTTCATGCGTgtgtaatgtgtgtgtatgcatgtgtgtgtactTCGGTACATGCCACacgtttacatttttaatttgcagaaaaactgaagactgtgtattgttttacttcaacttaaattttatgcatttctttcaaacaaaatactgaaaaaaatatactgGAGTTCTTagataacaaaatgtaaatttcaaaatattttgcaaggCACCGCAGTTAGGTTAATaatttgtagttatttttattggCCATACAGTTTAATGAACTTCAGCTTTGTGTGGACACACTTCTGGtctcaaaaataataacacaacATCTCTAATAATGTTTTACCCAATCGACATAGAAAGTGAGGTACACACATCTTAACCCACCAGTGAGTCCTTTAGTCCTCTAGgtcaaagaaaaatcacaaatccATAGTCAGATTGGACAGGACacacctatttttttattttttttaaacaaatgtacaaaagcaACAATGTGACCTGCACTTCTGTTTGAAGAATGACATCATTGTGGGAGGAGATCTTAAAAGCAGTGATGTTTATGCTGGAGGACAGAAGAACAAGGGATGAAGGGGAGGAAAGAGGACACCTGCTGGGCTGTGATGAGGAGAAATCCCAAGGGCCTAAAAATGAGATCATCCCAGCCACACCAAGTAGCTAACTGGAGCAATAGTGCCCCCTGAAGGCCGGATAATGTTTCACATCGTTGACGACAACGTCTCTGTATatgaagaactgaaaaaaaataaaataaagtaccTGTTTGTCATCTGTTTGCGTTGCAGAGAAATCAGTGAAGTTGGCCAGACTGTCGGTGGATGAGGGGCCTAGTGGACAGGAAGACGTGGTATTATCTGTGAGCAAGAAGAAGGAATGCAATGAATTGGGAAAGGTAGATGTTGAAGATATTGCCTTTATGCCAGCATTGTATGAGCATTAAAGTTCCTTTTAAAAGAAACCATCACATAAGATGAACCGTtgggtaagaaaaaaatattctcataatttttaaGCACAGTCTCATGCCTTTGAGCTGATGTGCATGAGTGAGGGACAACAAGCCCAGTTGTGATCAAAATAGGTGCATCTGCAGAGCTGTAAGGTACTccccccatacacacacacgcacacgcatacacacacacacacacacagaatatgGGGTGGGGGAAATGCAGTGGAGAAATAGGGGTTGTTTTATGGATGAATGGCTGCCGCAGCAAGGTTAAGGAAACCAATCTCTCCCCAGTCCCCATCCCTTTGGTGCTGCTACCGGTATTTCTAATCCGTGAGCAGCACAACAGTTTATCTGTGGTTCAGTCATCTCTCAAAAGAACTAATTAGCAATTCCCCcaaggtaatttatttttctgcaatatGCGATTTAACAGTTAAATGTGTGTTCAAGTTAGAAAATCTTAAATCTTGAAAGCATGAAGCAGATAAATTACAACCAATTTTGGTTTCATTGgacaaaaaatcttttgaaaagaaatgtattgGTGAAACAGAACAGTGATGGAATGAGCCCTTTGGCTGCTTGAGAACCTGTGTATGATAAAGTGGGTGGATTTTATGGAGAAAGATGGGAGCAGACTTTCTGGTGGAAACACTTTATGAAACAATTGGAATTGTTGATTAAAGAGAAGAGGACAAAAACTGTTCATCCAGCAGTGTGGACAAAACCTGAGAAGGGGGACACAACCAGACTAATTGGTGTTAGAAAAAACGATAGCAATCTAAACAAATGctttattttccagacacactTAAATTCAGAGGAATTCTCAGCAGTCAAAGGAGTAGAAGTTGATATGATGCTGGATATGATGCTGTAGGGTGGCTTAGAGGTACAACCTGATGTCCTACTTACCAAATGTTGGTGGGTCAGTGTTGTCCTCTGAAACCAAGCTTTGGTTCAGGTCAGTCACTGGATCCCGGAGGGTTGTTGATGGTGTACTGGACAAGTCTTGAATGCCACATCCCAGAGCTTCCTTTTGCTGGTGGTGCTCGTCTCCTTTCTGATCATAAAATGTGCAGTAAAAGACAGACAACAGAACATATACAGTTTCATATTTGTGAGCTGTGCCCACCTGATCTGATGATATCACCAGAAAACCATCTGACTGGTCTTCCCTCTTGTGGGAACCTGAAGCGACCATTTTGGGAGAATCATCAGCAACTTGCTCTCCTGATGTGTACTTCCTGTCTTCTCCACCTTGCAAAGCATAAGATATTACTTTATCTTGGGACTTCAAACTTTTGCCTAAGTCATAGAGGGAATGTTGTTCTGTGGCGCCATCTGGTGACACTTTTGGCTCCCAGCATTGTGGCAAAGAATCAGCCACTGAGGTGAAATTGtcctcatcatcttcatcatctcctATACTTTGGATCTCCTGATCAGTGAGAAAAGCTGAAATCCTCTGCAACGTTATGGTGCTGTCAAAGAAGTGAGCATATTTCGGCAGAGGTGCTGATGAGgcagaggagaaagaaaggGCAGACAAAGACCTTTGATTCTCAGAAGTCAGAATGTCCTGTGCTTCAGAGTGGTGTTCCCCTTGGTCATCCTCAGCATTTGCTGTTTGTTCGGTTTCTTCCACAGCTTCCATTGAGAATGGGCTTGGTGTGAGGCGGCGCAGAGCCTGCactgacagaaatatttctctGCTGCTTGATTTTCTCTTTGGTTTCTTTGGCCACACAACCTCACTGTTATAAAGAACACAGAGTGCTGATCAGAAATGACATAAACTCATGATGGACAAGGATGTTATACTAGATGCAGCCTAAATTGAGTAAattgagttttattattttcattatccCATCCTCTTAATGCAGTGCACCAGTACCACTGAACCCTTATTACGATGTTACCACCAATATGTCTGGAAGGGGgttttgtgttcttttgaaatgcTCTCTTTTATGTCTCCAACTCCCCTGCTTTTCATTTCAACAGAGGATTTGTGCAAATGTTTCCTCACCTAATGTTGTAGTACTCAACCCCATCACAAATAATTGTTGATTTCGGAGTCAGATCCATCTGTTTCTGTCAccgtttgttgttgtttttttttctagcttccCCGACTTTATTATTAGATTAGTTATTGACATGCTCCTGTCTCACTGATGTGTGGTTTAATTTAGAAGCCCCAGTACCTTATGCTGGGATTTGGTTTTCTCACTTCCGTCACAGCCTTATTGACCAGTTTGACCAGTTCCTCTGAAGACATTGTTCTCTCCGCCTGATTCTGATACAGTGTGGCAGACAGTGGGCAGGGTATCATTTCACCAAAACAATCTGAAGAAAACAAGACTTACATGCAATGCACTTTATTCAACATCTGATGCATTTTCTTGATGTCCTTTTTTACCTTTATTCTTCTGCTGCAAGATGCATACTTCAGCTCTGCTGCAGTCTTCTTCAccctgatcaaaagtttaaaaaagttgttttagaCCTTTAGGAGTGTGAAGTAAAGTAATATTTGTGAGTTAAAGTAGATTAACCCACGTTGCATCCATGGCAAATGTATTTTACAGCTTCAGCATGTAGATTCACTCCTTTACAGGCCTGGAGGAAGTACATGACCAtatcctcattttctgtgtggCTTCTTTTCAACAAAGCCCAAGCATCAGACAGACAACTGTGTAGGTGGAGAAACAGAATGACCAAACAGCCAAGCACTAATTCAAGACATTACTCAATTGTTAAAGAAGCCAAGAGAGCACCTGCTTAGAAGAAACACTTCTGCACAAAGTTTTGCATCCTCTGTGGTTTCTATGGGAGGTTTTGTCCACTGGATATACTTCAGTGCCATGTGGTGCTGCTTGTTTTTCAGCAGAGAGATGATAATGCATCGATGTTGCCAGGAGAACTGAGGGACAGCGGCTTTGGGACTCAACAAGAGCTCCATGGAGGCCTAGGAACAAATTTTCATTGGGCTTTATTTAGCAaatcaagttatttttaaatataaatgataGAACCCAAAGATAAACACATCttcatttgttt
Proteins encoded in this window:
- the LOC103458996 gene encoding uncharacterized protein LOC103458996 isoform X2; its protein translation is MLEGQWSEALGANKIRTIIHWLKKLHIKGDACLEEHLQTFGSWLQRTSEFTKKELLTLCFSRCQGLWMFLDRSSFIEVHILLQRLQNLLILVQWLRKQQDLKAPCMICRDTQHSSNGRNTCWNQELWTLKRHIWLGRLVQWWGIMGLLPRFPAQELRRFSQMWKEMELSHQEMWLKTAGWNKREMERCGFLIKGMVMQLSKKHGCIWTSEDCTDQCYPPPSLHALLKLVLVPCTDSMLVQGILLYFILDVANFLQCKDNLLQSFCRAFTIPHRFSHQIKAFWMFDHRRTKASMELLLSPKAAVPQFSWQHRCIIISLLKNKQHHMALKYIQWTKPPIETTEDAKLCAEVFLLSSCLSDAWALLKRSHTENEDMVMYFLQACKGVNLHAEAVKYICHGCNGEEDCSRAEVCILQQKNKDCFGEMIPCPLSATLYQNQAERTMSSEELVKLVNKAVTEVRKPNPSISEVVWPKKPKRKSSSREIFLSVQALRRLTPSPFSMEAVEETEQTANAEDDQGEHHSEAQDILTSENQRSLSALSFSSASSAPLPKYAHFFDSTITLQRISAFLTDQEIQSIGDDEDDEDNFTSVADSLPQCWEPKVSPDGATEQHSLYDLGKSLKSQDKVISYALQGGEDRKYTSGEQVADDSPKMVASGSHKREDQSDGFLVISSDQKGDEHHQQKEALGCGIQDLSSTPSTTLRDPVTDLNQSLVSEDNTDPPTFDNTTSSCPLGPSSTDSLANFTDFSATQTDDKQAEGKELAGWRGKAPQQRVMSGRTQSRKGKRVKRT
- the LOC103458996 gene encoding uncharacterized protein LOC103458996 isoform X1, whose amino-acid sequence is MLEGQWSEALGANKIRTIIHWLKKLHIKGDACLEEHLQTFGSWLQRTSEFTKKELLTLCFSRCQGLWMFLDRSSFIEVHILLQRLQNLLILVQWLRKQQDLKAPCMICRDTQHSSNGRNTCWNQELWTLKRHIWLGRLVQWWGIMGLLPRFPEAQELRRFSQMWKEMELSHQEMWLKTAGWNKREMERCGFLIKGMVMQLSKKHGCIWTSEDCTDQCYPPPSLHALLKLVLVPCTDSMLVQGILLYFILDVANFLQCKDNLLQSFCRAFTIPHRFSHQIKAFWMFDHRRTKASMELLLSPKAAVPQFSWQHRCIIISLLKNKQHHMALKYIQWTKPPIETTEDAKLCAEVFLLSSCLSDAWALLKRSHTENEDMVMYFLQACKGVNLHAEAVKYICHGCNGEEDCSRAEVCILQQKNKDCFGEMIPCPLSATLYQNQAERTMSSEELVKLVNKAVTEVRKPNPSISEVVWPKKPKRKSSSREIFLSVQALRRLTPSPFSMEAVEETEQTANAEDDQGEHHSEAQDILTSENQRSLSALSFSSASSAPLPKYAHFFDSTITLQRISAFLTDQEIQSIGDDEDDEDNFTSVADSLPQCWEPKVSPDGATEQHSLYDLGKSLKSQDKVISYALQGGEDRKYTSGEQVADDSPKMVASGSHKREDQSDGFLVISSDQKGDEHHQQKEALGCGIQDLSSTPSTTLRDPVTDLNQSLVSEDNTDPPTFDNTTSSCPLGPSSTDSLANFTDFSATQTDDKQAEGKELAGWRGKAPQQRVMSGRTQSRKGKRVKRT
- the LOC103458996 gene encoding uncharacterized protein LOC103458996 isoform X4; protein product: MGLLPRFPEAQELRRFSQMWKEMELSHQEMWLKTAGWNKREMERCGFLIKGMVMQLSKKHGCIWTSEDCTDQCYPPPSLHALLKLVLVPCTDSMLVQGILLYFILDVANFLQCKDNLLQSFCRAFTIPHRFSHQIKAFWMFDHRRTKASMELLLSPKAAVPQFSWQHRCIIISLLKNKQHHMALKYIQWTKPPIETTEDAKLCAEVFLLSSCLSDAWALLKRSHTENEDMVMYFLQACKGVNLHAEAVKYICHGCNGEEDCSRAEVCILQQKNKDCFGEMIPCPLSATLYQNQAERTMSSEELVKLVNKAVTEVRKPNPSISEVVWPKKPKRKSSSREIFLSVQALRRLTPSPFSMEAVEETEQTANAEDDQGEHHSEAQDILTSENQRSLSALSFSSASSAPLPKYAHFFDSTITLQRISAFLTDQEIQSIGDDEDDEDNFTSVADSLPQCWEPKVSPDGATEQHSLYDLGKSLKSQDKVISYALQGGEDRKYTSGEQVADDSPKMVASGSHKREDQSDGFLVISSDQKGDEHHQQKEALGCGIQDLSSTPSTTLRDPVTDLNQSLVSEDNTDPPTFDNTTSSCPLGPSSTDSLANFTDFSATQTDDKQAEGKELAGWRGKAPQQRVMSGRTQSRKGKRVKRT